In the Choloepus didactylus isolate mChoDid1 chromosome 5, mChoDid1.pri, whole genome shotgun sequence genome, one interval contains:
- the LOC119534915 gene encoding LOW QUALITY PROTEIN: T-complex protein 1 subunit delta-like (The sequence of the model RefSeq protein was modified relative to this genomic sequence to represent the inferred CDS: substituted 1 base at 1 genomic stop codon) → MPENVATRSGAPAGAAGGRGKGAYQDRDKPAQICFSNISAAKAVADAIRTSLGPKGMDKMIQDGKGDVTITNDGATILKQMQVLHPAARMLVELSKAQDIEAGDGTTSVVIIAGSLLDSCTKLLHKGIHPTIISESFQKALEKGIEILTDMSRPVELSDRETLLNSATTSLNSKVVSQYSSLLSPMSVNAVMKVIDPATATSVDLRDIKIVKKLGGTIDDCELVEGLVLTQKVANSGITRVEKAKIGLIQFCLSAPKTDMDNQIVVSDYAQMDRVLREERSYILNLVKQIKKTGCNVLLIQKSILRDALSDLALHFLNKMKIMVVKDIEREDIEFICKTIGTKPVAHIDQFTTDMLGSAELAEEVSLNGSGKLLKITGCASPGKTVTIVVRGSNKLVIEEAERSIHDALCVIRCLVKKRALIAGGGAPEIELALRLTEYSRTLSGMESYCVRAFADAMEVIPSTLAENAGLNPISTVTELRNRHAQGEKTTGINVXKGGISNILEELVVQPLLVSVSALTLATETVRSILKIDDVVNTR, encoded by the coding sequence ATGCCGGAGAACGTGGCTACCCGGAGCGGGGCTCCTGCTGGGGCTGCTGGCGGCCGCGGGAAAGGCGCCTATCAGGACCGCGACAAGCCGGCCCAGATATGCTTCAGCAACATCTCCGCGGCCAAAGCTGTTGCTGATGCTATTAGAACAAGCCTTGGACCGAAAGGAATGGATAAAATGATTCAAGATGGAAAAGGTGATGTGACCATTACAAATGATGGTGCTACAATTCTGAAACAAATGCAAGTATTACATCCAGCAGCCAGAATGCTGGTAGAGCTGTCTAAGGCTCAAGATATAGAAGCAGGAGATGGCACCACATCAGTGGTCATCATTGCTGGCTCTCTTTTGGATTCCTGTACCAAGCTTCTTCATAAAGGGATTCATCCAACCATCATTTCTGAGTCATTCCAGAAGGCTTTGGAAAAGGGTATTGAAATCTTAACTGACATGTCTCGACCTGTGGAACTGAGTGACAGAGAAACTTTGTTAAATAGCGCAACCACTTCATTGAACTCAAAGGTTGTCTCTCAATATTCAAGTCTACTTTCTCCAATGAGTGTAAATGCAGTGATGAAAGTGATTGACCCAGCCACAGCTACTAGTGTAGATCTTAGAGATATTAAAATAGTTAAGAAACTTGGTGGGACAATTGATGACTGTGAATTGGTGGAAGGGCTGGTACTCACCCAAAAGGTGGCAAATTCTGGCATAACCAGAGTTGAGAAGGCTAAGATTGGGCTTATTCAATTTTGCTTATCTGCTCCAAAAACAGATATGGATAACCAAATAGTAGTTTCTGACTATGCCCAGATGGACCGAGTTCTGCGAGAGGAGAGATCCTATATTCTAAATTTagtgaagcaaataaaaaaaacaggCTGTAATGTCCTCCTCATACAGAAATCTATTCTCAGAGATGCACTTAGTGATCTTGCATTACATTtcctgaataaaatgaagattatggTGGTCAAAGATATCGAAAGAGAAGACATTGAATTCATTTGTAAGACAATTGGAACCAAGCCAGTTGCTCATATTGACCAGTTCACTACTGACATGCTGGGTTCTGCTGAGCTAGCAGAGGAAGTCAGTTTAAATGGTTCTGGCAAACTGCTCAAGATTACAGGTTGTGCCAGCCCTGGAAAGACAGTTACAATTGTTGTTCGTGGTTCTAACAAATTGGTGATTGAAGAAGCTGAGCGCTCCATTCATGATGCCCTATGTGTTATTCGCTGTTTAGTGAAGAAGAGAGCTCTTATTGCAGGAGGTGGTGCTCCAGAAATAGAGTTGGCCCTGCGGTTAACTGAATATTCACGAACTTTGAGTGGTATGGAATCCTACTGCGTTCGTGCTTTTGCAGATGCTATGGAGGTCATTCCGTCTACCCTAGCTGAAAATGCAGGCCTGAATCCCATTTCTACAGTAACAGAACTAAGAAACCGGCATGCTCAAGGAGAAAAAACTACAGGCATTAATGTCTGAAAGGGTGGAATTTccaacattttggaggaactggtTGTCCAGCCTCTGTTGGTATCAGTCAGCGCCCTGACCCTAGCAACAGAAACTGTTCGGAGCATTCTGAAGATTGATGATGTGGTAAACACTCGATAA